The nucleotide sequence ATCCTTTCTCAGCTGTAGGTCAGACCAGCCGACCATTCAGCTTTCTTacactctgagattctgtgaaactGTTGATTTTAAGTGACTCCAAATGGGTGCCTTTTCTTCCTCCAACAGCAATTTCACTAACCGATAAAACCAAATAGATAGCCTTGTTGGTCTCTTATCATCTTGGCTTTCGCTAGTAAGATTGCATGTTGGTCTTGGAAGAGAATctgtttcccttttctcttctttttctttttcttttcaatgaacCGCATCCTTTAGCTTATTGTCCATGTGGTTTCAAGTCCCCTGTGCATTTTCATGTTACTAATGGGGTGTCAACACAATTCTTCCCAAATAAGAAGTAGGTCAGCCtgctctctccattctctctgcAATCCCCTGAGCTGCTGTCTAGGACAGTAGACTTCTAATTAACTGGCACTGACCAGAACTTACAGAACTTACATAATGATTTCAAGACAAGCTGGTCCCTTGGGTTTGAAGAACATTTTAGCTGTTTATATGTCTGCTCCTCTCCAGATGTGATCTTAGCCCTGAGATTTTCATGGAGTAATCATGCAAGATGCTCTACTATCACCTATACAGGGCTAGTCTTACAATCAAAATGAACTGGGTCCAGATGCAGTCTCTTttatatactggctgtgtgatcctgggcaagaaaTTCAACTTCTCAGGGTCCCAGGCACCTCTCAAAAACAAGTTagagagtcctaggttcaaatctggcctcagacacttcccagctgtgtgaccctgggcaagtcacttgacccccattgcccacccttaccactcttccacctatgagacaatacacagaagttaagggtttaaaaaaaaattaaaaaaaaaaaagttagagaaaaggcacagaggaTGCCTGAGTGAGAAGAGTCCCTTTATTGAGGCAAACCAGGAATTTTTCTGGagcacacagaggttaagtggtaAAAAGACTTTACTCAGTCTAGAGTTCCTCCCCTGATGAAATCATACTGACTGAAATCTCGGACTGAATCATTTGAATACACAGAGTCCAGACTTTGGAAAGCTATCTTATCACTGCCCTGTAGCTGGAGGAGACATAAACTTAACTAAATTGCATTGCATtgcattttatattctaaaagcATTTATAAGGGGCAAGCTAGATAATATGGTGAATAGAGTGTCAGGACTAGAGTTAGtaagatttgggtttaaatctggcctcagacactttctagttgtgttaccctgggcaagtcacttaacctcaattgcctggcctttacagttcttctgccctaaaatcaatacttagtaagtcaagggttggtttttttttaagcatttatgcttaaaaaatatttgacaaacaCAAATAACTTCAACTGATTTCAAGGTTCTTAGGAAATACATGAAAAATGACTGTGAAATggaattatttcttataataaccTCATCaggcaaaaaataattataataactaacatccctatatagtgctttacatttacaaagcattatacatgttatctcatttgatcctcacaataaccctataagatgggtgctattattttttattttttaatttatcttaagaattctttccttttgagggaatgtccttcatttggggaatggctgaacaaattgtggtatctgttgatgatggaatactattgtgctcaaaggaataatgaactggaggaattccatgtgaactggaatgatctccaggaactgacgcagagtgaaaggagcagaaccagaaccttatacacagagactgatacacaatcaaatgtaaaggacttctctactagcagcaatacaatgatccaggacaattcttaggggtttatgagaaagaacactattcacataaagagaaagaactgtgggagtagaaacacagaagaaaaacaactgcttgatcacatgggtcaatggggctctgattagggatgtagatgctaaacaatcaccctaatgcaaatattaataatatgtaaatatatcttgatcaatgacacatgtaaaacccagtggaattgcttgttggctatgggaggggggtggagggaagggagggaaagaacatgaatcattcgaccatggaaaaatactctaaattaattaattaaataacattttgcagataaaaaatttttaaaaagaattatttcctttttaaaattttgagaattCTCACCCTCTCCTGCCACCTCTCTAACctactgagaaggcaagtaatatattAATTATCCATGTGaagagataagtgctattattatccctattttatagctgaggaaactgaggcaggcagacattACTCCCTTgcccagaggaaaaaaatcagtaagtatgaggccagatttgaattcagatcttcctaattccaagtccagtggtcTTCCCCTTTATGCTATTCATTAGGATCACAGGACCATACTCTTAGAATTGGGAGGtatttcagaaatcatctagaacgacctctctctctttctctctctctctctctctctctttttttttttactgctaaGGCCCAAAGAGTTTAAATGATGCACAAAAAAGTACACAAATATTAAGTGGCAAAGCCAAGACTTGACTCAAGATCTCTACCCCCAAACCTAACATTCTAATCCATGGTACCAAGATCACAAGGCTAATAAGGGGGCATTGTAGAGGCCACAatctccttcttctttttaacATAGCACCATTCTATAATACTTTGCATATATGATATTTTTTCCTCCCAACGTGCCTGTAAGTAAGGTGTTACTatcatctgcattttacagatgaggaaactgaggcttaagtaactcacccagggttacacagtgaatcaatgcctgaggcaggattcaaacccaggtcttcctaactccaagtccagccctctctCCAGCAAACCACACATACCTCTCTTTGCTCACTTCTTCTGACACCAAGTTCATTTCTCTTTACACTATGCTACTTATAAGCatctcagagaaatgaaaaacctttcactgTTAGTTGACAACAAATCTGAAACCTTATCAGTGAAGGATAAGGTTGATTTTCTTTTTCGTTTTGATCCTTATGTAtctggggatggggtgggaggaaAGTAGGGACTCACCATCTGCTCTGATTTCCATTGGGCCACATCGGCATATGGAAGAAGTAGGAAAATTGGCATCTGCAAGAACTGAAAGAGGCAGGAAGTGTTAAACCATCATTATCAGtcacaacaaaaacaatagcCTAGATCATAGGAGCATAGGTTTATAGCTGAAAGGAATCTTGGagaccatctaatctaatcttcccattttgtagatgagaaaactgagggccaaAAGATAGTGAgttttgcccaatgtcacatataTAATAAGAGGAAGAGCTGGTAggtgaacccaagtcctctggccAAATCCAGCTCTCTTGCCACTGTAGCATGCTGTGTGATAGCAGGCTAGTGGCCATATGACTTCTCAAAGAGGTGGTCTGAGAAAGGTCAAGTCAAGACTAATCAGAAATAAGAGGTGAGGGGGAAGATCACACCAGGTATAGGAGACAAGTAATATGTACAAAGGCACAAAGGCACTGAGATGAGAAATGAACAATCACATGTGAGGGACAGCAAGGAGGCCACTGGGGTTGGtccaaagaagttaaggagaaagtaatatgtaagaagattggaaagaaaggaagggtctAGAAAAGAAAAGCCTTGAAAGCtgaacagaggattttatatgtgATCCTGGAGGAAACAAGGAGCCAGTGGAGCTTATTGAATGCTGGTAGGGAAGATGGGTTCCATAGTCAGACCTAAGCTTGagaaatatcactttggcagctccGTGGAGcagggagagatttgaggaaTTAAGATCAACTTTGAGTCTACTTTATTATGtaagagttaataaggagagggcagctgggtagctcagtggattgagagccaggcctagagacgggaggtcctgggttcaaatctggcctcagacacttcccagctgtgtgaccctgggcaagtcacttgacccccattgcctacccttaccactcttctgccttggagccaatacacagtattgactccaagacggaaggtaagggtttaaaaaaaaaaaaaaagagttaataaggaCCTGTACTAGGGTGGTGGTTGAGTAAGAGCAGAGAAGGAGACATATACAAGAGACTGTAGAAACAGAAACAATatttggcaactgaatggataTGTGGACCATGAGGATGACTCATCAAGGTGGTCAAACTGGGTAAGtggaaagatggtggtgcctTACATAATAGTAAGAGGGAAAGTTTGGAAAAGGGGTGAgttgggtgggggggggagatAATGAATTCTTGGCCATAGAGAATTGATATGCCTTGGGTACTAACTTTTCTGGGAAGTTAAGGGCAAGAGTCACACcatccaaaaacaaaaacaaaagcaaaaaatccaACCATAAGTAGAAGGAAAGATTAATGCTATTGTTCAATTCAAGAAGCATTGTCTACTCTAGTTAGACACTGGgctttaggaatacaaagacaaaaagaaatcaatCCTCCCATTCCAGGAAGTTACGTTGTCCTTCCACAAAAGGGGAGGCCACTGGGGTTGGCCCAAAGAGCTTAAGAAGGAAGTAATacgtaagaagactggaaaggaaggaagggtccAGTAAGGAAAACCCTTAAAAGCTGAACAGAGGAATTTATGTATGATtctagaggaaatagggagccaatAGAGCTTACAGAATGGAGACAGGGAAGATGTGTTCTGTAGTCAGGCCTAAGCTTGAGGTTAATCAACCCAGGACCAAAGAATGCCAGAAATGAAAAGATCTTTGAGATCAACTTGTCCTTTCATTACAGAACAAAACTGATGATGACAGGGGTTGTGACTTACAAATATCCAAGGTCACGAGGTATGTCAGTGGTAAAACTGGGACAGGGATCTGGCTCTCAGGCCTTGCTACAAGGACCTCTGCTGCAATACTCAATTTAGTTTTCTAGGCCATCTTAACAGTCAAACTAGATCTCCCTGGGGTTGATGCATCATCAGCTATGAAACTGAATATTAATTAGGATAGGTGAAAATTAGGATATTAATTAGGATAGGTGAATATTAATAGGAATATTAATTAGGATAGGTGAATATTAATTAGGATAGGTGAAAAGCTCTAGTGGCATTTTCACCTATCCTAATTAATATTCAGAAAGCTGGTACGGAACTTTTGGATGCCTGGAGCTGGCAGTGCAGCCACCTTAGCATCTTCTTGTTTTGGCCCATACTGGACCAGGGAAACAGATTTCATGGCACCAGAGTTAGAAGGGGGcatctagcccacctccttcaCTTTACCAAGGAGAAACCAACAGCAACCAGATTTTCCAGGCATAATTTTGTTCTGTATCAAAAGCATAAAGCTCCTCCAAGATCCTTTGTTGCCCTGCCCTGCCCTAGGTGTGTAATGAATTGGACATGGCCTGgggaaagggaatttggggattTCAGGGGTGGATCCCTAGGAGGAGCGGTTCCATCCCCTTTCTGTAAATCACTTCTTTCTCAGGCAGTCTAGGAAAGGCCACTCTTTGGAGGAAGCCTGCAAAGATAATATTTGCGAAGCTGGTTTTCAAATCAGGTCCTTGGGGGGATTCCAGGCAGCGGACGTGCTGTTCTTGgggaatagaagaaaatgaaaaacttaaAGTGAGAGGAGGATAAAAAGGTAAATCTGAGGTCTCGCGGAAACTTCGGCCGCCAgaccaccccccctccccccaagcttGCTTTCTTCTACCAGAATCTGGCTAGGAGATTCCAATAGCCCAGGGGAAGCCTCGTTCCCAGTCACTTGACTTTGCCCTGTGGCCAGTCTGAGCTGCCCAGAGATCCTTCGGCAGGATCCCGAAGGAAAGCCGTGAGTGAGGGTCGGAGACGGGGGCAGGGACGTGTGCGACTGGGACGGATAAGTGAATACTGAGGCACTGAAGGGAGCGATGTGCCTGGGAGTACCGGAGGCGGAGGGGGAACCCTCCCACCCTCTCCATCTACTGGGAACACTTCGCCGCCCGCCCCGCCGCGCTCTGAGGCAGCCCCTGGCCGGACTCCGGCGTCTCTTACCAATCTCGTCTCCGTGCCCCATCTTCGCCAGGGCAAAGAGCAGCTCCGGGGAGAGCAGAGCGGGGATTCCCTTCAGCACCACCATGGTTTCGGGGAGCTTGTGGTCACCTGTGGCCAGGCTAGAGCGAGTGGGCTGGGAGCAGCTGGGAGGTGGGGCCTGGGCGGACCTTCAGGATTTGCGGGAAATGGTTTCACTTTCGGAGGGGAGGGGCAGcgagatagtaataataatttaaaaacaaaaaacaaaaaacagcctACCTTGGCCCCTATCCACAGCTTAGCAGCCCCAGTCCTCGCCTTGCCCACCGGGTACAGTAAACCCCGAATTCTCCAGGGGGAGGGGTCTAGAAACTGATCGATGGGGCGGCTCAGGGTCGCTATCAGCAGCCGGACTGGGGCCGGCGAGCTGAGGTGGCATTCAAAGAACCACCAAGAGCTAGAGCTGGGAAGGAGCCTTCCAGGTCAGCTCGTTCACTCCCTTCAGTTTACAAGGGAAGAAACTGACCCTTACGGAGGTTAAGTAACGTCACACGGGTAATACGTGTCAGAAGCAAGGTTTGATTAGTCCGATTAGTTCGGACCGGAACTCAGAACTTCTGTGTCTTTTGACTCCGAATCTAATCCTGTCTTCGCCACATGTATGTGATCCTAAACAATCCACCAGGGACAAATGTCAGTATGGCAGGGACTGATTGTCCCTGGTGGTAGTAGGAACCAGTATAGACTTCCCCTACCCATGAGTCCTGGAAACCCAGCCATGTCCCCAGACCAGTCTGACTCCCAATCTAACTATGGCTCCTACTCTCCCATTGAAACATGGAGATTAGAAGGTCCATGAAATCCTTTGGACAAATATAAAGCTCTCGGGAATCAGTATTACTTCAGATTTTCAAGGCAGTGCAAGGAAAAGAGCACACGCctgggagtcagaggacttgagttctaatctctCTTTTATTTACTGTTGCCTTGAGCAAGGCACTGCATCTTTTCTCACTGTCCTcgcctataaaatgaggggattggactaattGACCTCTAACATGATAATTCTAAATCCTAGAGATAGTGTGGCACAACAGAGAGTCCAGACTTTGGAGCAATGGCTTCAAGTGCCACTCCTAACATATCTGGGGTCTGTTTGATTCCAGACAAGTAATTTAATATGTCAGTGATCTAGATGGGTggtgtcagactcaaatagaaatggaggtcACTACACAATGATCCTTGAAGGAGCCTATTGACTTAGAAATTGATATgctaatttggaactatgcccaaagagcaataaaagactgcctgccctttgatccagccataccactgctgggtttatatcccaaagagatcataaggaaaaagacttgtataaaaatatttatagctgctctctttgtggtagcaaaaattggaaaacaagcatatgcccttcatttggggaatggctgaacaaattgtggtatctgttgatgatggaatactattgtgctcaaaggaataatgaactggaggaattccatgtgaactggaatgatctccaggaactgacagaagagtgaaagaagcagaaccagaaccttatacacagagactgatacacagtcaaatgtaatggacttctctactagcagcaatgaaatgatccaagacaattctgagggacttatgagaaagaacactattcacataaagagaaagaactgtgggagtagaaacacagaagaaaaacaactgcttgagcacatggattgatgggaatatgactggggacatagactctatacaatcaccctagtgcaaatatcaataatatggaaataggtctttatcaatggcacatgtaaaacccagtggaattactcattggctacgggagggggggaggagggaagggagggaaagaatgtgaaccctgaaaccatgggaaaatattcttaattaaaatttttaaaaagaaagaaaagaaaatgatatgcTAGCATTATATAAGTTctgctgtatttttatttattttgctaaatgtttcccaatttgtGGTTAGCTAGTTAGgcgatgtagtggatagagcaccacatctggagtcaggaagattaatctttctgagttcaaatctagtctcagacacttactaactgtgtgaccctgggcaagtcacttaaaattatttgcctaatttttctcatctgtaaaatgaatcaaaaaggaaattgcaaaccagtctggtatctttgccaagaaaactctaaatggggttgcaaagagtaAGACTCAACTGAAAGATGGCTAAACCACAAAATTTTCCCAAAGAATTAGAAGCATTATAGATCTTAGCCCTTATGTTTAACATTTCTTCTCTACAAAGCTAAGACTAGCAATTGCAGATGCTGGTaggcattggtaaagggagtttcctctcctggaacaagtgaaatcacagattttatctctttctctatgACCTGTGATTTCCCTGGTATAGATCTTTTCTCATCCAGTATAGTTAGAAGCCCTGCTGAGGGAGGAGTCATGAGCAGGAGTGTCCTGAAGAAGAGGTATGGGGTTGCTGGAAACATCCTCTGGTGGCTAAGACACAACTAGAGTGGTCTTGGAATGACCAATATCAAATAGTCTATGCCTTCTGGATTGCTAGTTTACTGGCCAAAGCTTCATATTCCTGCCATTGCCTTTGACTCATTATGGCTTCCATGTCATGAATAactgatcatttttaaaaatcacttattaATTGATTGCCTCCTATGTACCAGGTACAATTCTAGGCACTGCCAACACAAGTACAGAAAATGACTGTCAAGGTGCTCATGTTATGACATGGAAGCTAATAAGCCTGTATAAAGTATGAGACTGGAGCAGAACTTTAGTGAGGAcatgttttttaattattctaaaaAGCCTAAGTTTATCTAGGCCACCAGAAGTCCACTAGCTTCtctaagaaatgaaataaatatgagtAGCAGTAAGTTGCTGTCCatggtgtataattagaattctcTCCCCAGGGACTCTCTATCCCAGCATCCCAGTTACGAATCCACTTTGCCTGCTAATGTACAGAAGAtgtaagttttgtgtagctctgccctcaatctctcttctcccagaaacCCTGGCTGTGGAGGTCGGGTAAggggagaggcaggagaattttactcaggtgttTTTTACTAGGTTTTTACTTtcgttctttttattttcttctacttcaagtgattattaataaaccttataaaatttaatacttggagttatttggatattaatttattgaatattaatttaaattttcactCCAGGTCACTCTAGGACTTTGACTCAgggaattcattttgaggtaagGCTTGCACTGATGGCTGCTGAAATCTGTTCgactgaaattctgtgattctgtgaattgTTCCTACTTCTTTAAGGGGAGGAGTTGCTTGGCACTGAAAACCAAACAGCACTTGGTATCTGGTGTTCAGAGAGAACCAGGGCTTCTGGGGAGGAATTTTGTGCAAGTGAAGCCCCAGAAATAGTTGTgggacacaacaaattcaactgaataaattcaataaacattttaatagttCAATGCACCATGCTAGTGGGGCTGAAGGATAATGGGCTACAACTGCCCTCTAGGAAGTTCAGTCTAGTTGGGATAATCAGACAAATGACTATAAATCAAGTCAGGATAAAAATGGTGCTCAACAAAGGTAGAAAGTTCTATGAAAATCTGgggaagagaacttggaataggagaggaaagaaggcttagaatgtgagctcctggagagcaaggactatttcatttttgtctttgtattcccaacacctagcacagtccagtgttctatctccTGCCCCTTTGCTGACCATGAGCTTTGGGCTCATGGCCAACATCTGGACTGCTATCCATCTTCTTTGGATTAAGTGGATAATTGTAGACTTCGCTTCCTCTTTTCTagacctgcaaaaaaaaaaaaaatccagtaaaAATTAAGattctcagggggcagctgggtagctcagtggattgagagtcaggcctagagacaggaggtcctaggttcaaacccggcctcagacacttcccagctgtgtgaccctgggcaagtcacttgacccccattgcccacccttaccactcttctgccttggagccaatacaccgaagtacaagggttaaaaaaaaaattaagattctcAGACCTCTGCTAGTTTCACATATTGACCTTTGATCATAGCTATGATATTCATTCACCTAAAAGcatgaaagaacaaatgaaaagaacTGAGGCACATATTCAGAGACCTTGTGTGCTTTTCCATTACATATCTATATACCTCTCCTGAAGTAGACTCCCAAGCCTCCATCATAAAGCACCCTACATGTGCTCTAGATGGAGTTTCCATTGGCCAGATCCCTATTACTTCTACATGATGAATGAGGTTCAGTgtggaggaaaatgaaataactaAGGAAACAAAGGATGGATCTTCTGAACATATCAATTTTtaaagcaatgcatgccaattacCTAACAAACTGGGACTAGGTCCCTTCCTCTGCTTAGGACTGGATCTTGAATACAGAAGGGGGCagaattttatacattaaaagcaatcaaataagaccaattaatgaaaagaaaacagtATAGTATTAGGTAAACTGATTTctaattagaggaaaaaataggaaCTTTCTAGGTTAGAAGGAGGTGATAAACTTGAATTCAGAAAAGGTGTTTGGCTTCCCCCCCATGTGTctataaacaatcaaaggaacatggaaacaacaaCTGATCCATGTGGGGCCAATTTTTAAATAAGACATATGGGCTACTTGAGATGTACtattatgagaaaattccttgcattagtcttaggatctgactgtgtttctggtcaacataatcTAAGCCCTTGGCTAAGAGTCTCTAAATAGCAGGTATAGATGGTCCAGTTTCCCAGTAATGCAGGGTTATGTTCAAACAATACGTTAAAGTTTTCTCCCATTTTCCACaactgaataaacttttctcaaatttctcaatttttctgaaaaaaaaaacacccaacacAGAATTTAGATTAgactcataaataaataaaaactaagcTAACTGGAATTGAGTCACAAATTGAGTTAGGGTAGTTCACTCACTAGGGAGGTTCAGGCACTTGC is from Gracilinanus agilis isolate LMUSP501 unplaced genomic scaffold, AgileGrace unplaced_scaffold46594, whole genome shotgun sequence and encodes:
- the LOC123255439 gene encoding fucose mutarotase-like; the protein is MVVLKGIPALLSPELLFALAKMGHGDEIVLADANFPTSSICRCGPMEIRADGLGVEILSQVLALPLNICVLFCASFKLFGP